In one window of Fibrobacterota bacterium DNA:
- a CDS encoding NAD-dependent epimerase/dehydratase family protein, whose translation MGNHASESYFAGTRILITGGLGFIGSNLARRLCAIGARLTLVDSLIPEYGGNLFNIRDLEDKVKVNITDVRDPYAMAYLLQGQDFLFNLAGQTSHLDSMSDPRTDLEINAASQLSILEACRKHNTSIKIIFASTRQLYGKPQYLPVDEEHTVRPVDVNGINKLAGEWYHMLYNNVYGIKAAALRLTNTYGPGMRVKDARQTFLGIWLRQLIEDKPIKVYGDGTQIRDFNYVDDVVDAMLWAALQPSAYGNVYNLGSKERINLKSVAATLVELAGKGSYDLVPFPPDRKAIDIGDYYSDYSKAQAAFGWEPRVPLHEGLDRTLAYYRLHGSHYWDAR comes from the coding sequence ATGGGTAATCATGCCTCGGAAAGCTATTTCGCCGGGACCCGCATCCTTATCACGGGCGGGCTCGGGTTCATCGGATCCAATCTCGCGAGGCGGCTGTGCGCCATCGGCGCCCGCCTGACCCTGGTAGACAGCCTCATTCCCGAATACGGCGGGAACCTTTTCAACATCCGCGACCTCGAGGACAAGGTCAAGGTGAACATCACCGACGTGCGGGACCCGTACGCTATGGCCTACCTGCTGCAAGGGCAGGATTTCCTTTTCAATCTCGCCGGGCAGACCAGCCACCTCGATTCCATGTCCGACCCGCGCACGGACCTGGAGATCAACGCCGCCTCCCAGCTTTCCATCTTGGAGGCCTGCCGAAAGCATAACACCTCCATCAAGATCATCTTCGCCAGCACCAGGCAGCTTTACGGGAAGCCTCAATACCTCCCGGTGGACGAGGAACACACGGTGCGTCCGGTGGACGTGAACGGGATCAACAAGCTGGCCGGCGAATGGTACCACATGCTTTACAACAACGTGTACGGCATCAAGGCCGCCGCGCTCAGGCTGACCAATACCTACGGCCCCGGGATGCGCGTCAAGGATGCCCGCCAGACCTTCCTGGGCATTTGGCTGCGCCAGCTCATCGAAGATAAGCCCATCAAGGTGTACGGGGACGGGACCCAGATCCGCGACTTCAATTACGTCGATGACGTGGTGGATGCCATGCTATGGGCGGCCCTACAACCTTCGGCCTACGGCAACGTCTATAACCTGGGCAGCAAGGAACGGATCAACCTGAAGTCCGTGGCCGCGACCCTGGTGGAATTGGCCGGCAAAGGTTCCTATGATCTGGTTCCCTTCCCGCCTGATCGCAAGGCCATCGACATCGGCGATTACTATTCGGATTACTCCAAGGCCCAAGCCGCATTCGGTTGGGAGCCGCGCGTCCCCCTCCACGAAGGCCTCGATCGCACCTTGGCCTATTACCGCCTGCACGGATCCCATTATTGGGACGCGCGCTGA
- a CDS encoding LL-diaminopimelate aminotransferase, with translation MAKINSNYQKLQAGYLFPEIGKRVRAYAAENPDAKIIRLGIGDVVLPLPEPVLQALRKGVDEMGKPETFKGYGPEQGYDFLLDAISAHFKSQGAHVAPDEVFVSDGSKCDTANIQEIFDIDNVVAVTDPVYPVYVDTNVMAGRTGPFEAGRYGKLVYMPTTAENGFDPELPKGKVDLIYLCSPNNPTGAVMSRASLEKWVAYAKANEAIILFDAAYEAFITEKGLVRSIYEIPGAREVAIEFRSLSKTAGFTGTRCAYTVVPKDLKARDQKGEWVAVHGLWNRRQTTKFNGVSYPIQKAAAAIFTSEGAKAIQENIAYYMENARIIREGLKAAGFTVYGGVNAPYIWLKVPQGLTSWQFFDKLLTEAQVVGTPGSGFGSCGEGYFRLSAFGFRPNVEEAVGRIRSKLKP, from the coding sequence ATGGCTAAGATCAATTCGAACTACCAGAAGCTTCAGGCCGGCTACCTTTTTCCGGAAATCGGCAAGCGCGTGCGCGCCTACGCCGCGGAGAATCCGGACGCGAAGATCATCCGGCTGGGCATCGGCGACGTGGTGCTGCCTTTGCCGGAGCCCGTGCTCCAAGCCCTGCGCAAGGGCGTGGACGAGATGGGCAAACCCGAAACCTTCAAGGGCTACGGCCCCGAGCAGGGCTATGATTTCCTGCTCGATGCCATTTCCGCCCATTTCAAGTCCCAAGGCGCCCATGTCGCTCCCGATGAGGTATTCGTCTCGGACGGTTCGAAATGCGATACCGCGAATATCCAGGAGATCTTCGATATCGATAACGTGGTCGCGGTGACGGATCCCGTATATCCGGTATACGTAGACACCAACGTCATGGCCGGACGTACCGGTCCCTTCGAAGCGGGCCGTTACGGCAAGCTGGTATATATGCCCACGACGGCGGAGAACGGCTTCGATCCGGAATTGCCCAAAGGAAAAGTCGATCTCATCTACCTGTGCTCGCCGAACAACCCGACCGGCGCGGTCATGTCCCGGGCATCCCTGGAGAAATGGGTCGCCTACGCCAAGGCTAACGAGGCCATCATCCTTTTCGACGCCGCCTATGAGGCCTTCATAACCGAGAAGGGGCTGGTCCGCTCCATATACGAGATCCCGGGAGCCCGCGAAGTGGCCATCGAATTCCGCAGTCTCTCCAAGACCGCCGGCTTTACCGGGACGCGCTGCGCCTACACCGTGGTGCCCAAGGACCTTAAGGCCCGCGACCAGAAGGGCGAATGGGTGGCGGTGCACGGCCTTTGGAACCGTCGCCAAACCACCAAGTTCAACGGTGTCAGCTACCCGATCCAGAAGGCCGCCGCGGCGATCTTCACGTCGGAAGGCGCCAAGGCCATCCAGGAAAACATCGCCTACTATATGGAAAACGCGCGCATCATCCGCGAAGGCCTAAAGGCCGCGGGTTTTACCGTGTATGGGGGCGTGAACGCGCCTTACATTTGGCTGAAGGTGCCGCAAGGCCTCACTTCCTGGCAATTCTTCGACAAGCTGCTTACGGAAGCGCAAGTAGTCGGAACGCCGGGTTCGGGATTCGGGAGTTGCGGCGAAGGCTACTTCCGCCTGAGCGCATTCGGATTCCGCCCGAACGTGGAAGAGGCCGTGGGCCGCATCCGGTCCAAGCTAAAGCCTTAG
- a CDS encoding acylneuraminate cytidylyltransferase family protein → MAKTDGVLWLMTARSGSKSIPHKNIKPLGGLPLLAHRIISANAIARPEDIWISTDSAEYADIACSRGASAPFLRPPDLASDTAKSSDVVLHAMDWAESHGRSYSAVCVLEPTSPFIYARHLKEAADRLQADKDSENIVAVRQVRPSTVFVQPMTRYLDVLAENIRRSAITRRQDEQIEVTPSGGFYIAKWDSFRRNKSFYTDLTLPFLVPDECALEIDEPVDWDWAEFMIDRKRVDMDAVHGRKL, encoded by the coding sequence ATGGCTAAAACCGATGGCGTGCTCTGGCTGATGACGGCGCGTTCCGGCTCGAAAAGCATCCCGCACAAAAACATCAAACCCTTGGGCGGCCTTCCCTTGTTGGCGCACCGGATCATTTCCGCCAACGCGATCGCCCGTCCGGAAGATATCTGGATCTCCACCGACAGCGCCGAATATGCCGACATCGCCTGCTCGCGCGGAGCCAGCGCGCCCTTCTTGCGGCCGCCGGATTTGGCCTCCGATACGGCCAAATCCAGCGACGTCGTCTTGCACGCCATGGATTGGGCCGAGAGCCATGGGCGAAGCTATTCCGCCGTATGCGTGCTGGAACCGACCTCGCCGTTCATTTATGCCCGGCATTTGAAGGAAGCGGCCGATCGTTTGCAAGCGGATAAAGACTCCGAGAACATCGTGGCCGTCCGCCAAGTGCGGCCCTCGACCGTGTTCGTGCAACCCATGACGCGGTACCTGGACGTCCTCGCGGAAAATATCCGCCGCAGCGCCATCACCCGGCGCCAGGATGAGCAAATCGAGGTCACTCCCAGCGGCGGCTTCTACATCGCCAAGTGGGACAGCTTCCGTCGGAATAAGTCCTTCTATACCGATCTCACCTTGCCTTTCCTGGTCCCCGACGAATGCGCGCTCGAGATCGATGAGCCGGTGGATTGGGATTGGGCCGAGTTCATGATCGACCGCAAGCGGGTGGACATGGACGCGGTGCACGGCCGCAAGCTTTAA
- a CDS encoding DegT/DnrJ/EryC1/StrS family aminotransferase, with product MIQMNEFRAEPEELLRAQAAAAERVIRSGWYVLGNEVKAFEAAWAARCGLPHCLGVGNGMDAIEIGLRALGIGPGDEVITTPMTAFATVLAVMRAGAVPVLADIDPGTALLDPASAERCLSPRTKAILLVHLYGQIRDMDHWLALCRGAGIALAEDCAQSHLASWNGRSAGSFGEFGAYSFYPTKNLGALGDGGAVVTARADLAEAIGRLRNYGQSQRYHHPILGLNSRLDEMQAALLSARLTWLEKFGERRRAIALAYRKGIREGRVRLLGAPREDQNHVYHLFVVICEEREALLAHLKDRGVEAQIHYPIPVHQQAPCRNIARDPAGLARAEAHARLCISLPCHPQMSDGEIEAVIAAVNAF from the coding sequence ATGATCCAGATGAATGAATTCCGGGCCGAGCCCGAAGAATTGCTCCGGGCCCAGGCCGCCGCCGCCGAACGGGTCATCCGCTCGGGCTGGTACGTCTTGGGGAACGAAGTGAAAGCCTTCGAAGCCGCCTGGGCCGCGCGTTGCGGGCTCCCCCATTGCCTGGGCGTCGGCAACGGCATGGATGCCATCGAGATCGGATTGCGCGCCTTAGGGATCGGCCCCGGGGATGAAGTCATCACCACTCCGATGACCGCATTCGCCACGGTGTTGGCGGTGATGCGCGCCGGCGCCGTCCCGGTGCTGGCCGACATCGATCCCGGCACGGCCCTGCTCGATCCGGCCAGCGCGGAACGCTGCCTATCGCCCCGCACCAAGGCCATTCTGCTGGTGCATCTGTACGGGCAAATCCGGGACATGGACCATTGGCTCGCCCTCTGCCGCGGGGCCGGCATCGCCTTGGCCGAGGATTGCGCCCAATCGCATTTGGCAAGTTGGAATGGCCGCAGCGCGGGAAGTTTCGGGGAGTTCGGGGCTTATAGCTTCTACCCGACCAAGAACCTTGGCGCATTGGGCGACGGCGGCGCGGTGGTGACCGCGCGGGCGGATCTGGCCGAAGCCATCGGGCGCCTCCGCAATTACGGGCAAAGCCAGCGCTATCATCATCCCATCCTGGGCCTCAACAGCCGGCTTGACGAAATGCAAGCGGCGTTGCTTTCCGCGCGCTTGACTTGGTTGGAAAAGTTCGGGGAGCGGCGAAGGGCCATCGCGCTCGCCTATCGGAAGGGCATCCGCGAAGGGCGAGTACGCCTATTGGGCGCGCCCAGGGAAGATCAGAATCACGTCTATCATCTTTTCGTGGTGATCTGCGAAGAGCGCGAGGCCTTGCTGGCCCATCTCAAGGACAGGGGCGTGGAAGCGCAAATCCACTATCCCATTCCCGTGCATCAGCAGGCGCCCTGCCGGAACATCGCACGGGATCCCGCCGGGCTGGCGCGCGCCGAAGCGCATGCCCGCCTTTGCATTTCATTGCCCTGCCATCCCCAAATGAGCGACGGCGAGATCGAGGCAGTGATCGCCGCCGTCAACGCGTTTTAG